The stretch of DNA ATTCTCAATATGGTCATCAATATAAGCTGCAATCATGGCAGTCCATCGTTCCTCATTGACCACAAATTCATCATCAAACTCATCAAATTCTGGCATCTGCTCATATAAAGCCATGAAATCTTCATCAGATTCAACAGCTTCAATCGCCTCGTGATACTTTTCGTAATATTTCTTTCCATGGCGGATGTGTGTGTATAGCTCACGAATCCCCCAGTTACGCATAGCAACTGCAAAAGGATTCTTGAAGATAAACGCTCCATAACCATTATATATCAATTGAACATAACCGCCATCCATCACTTCTTGATGAAGATAACTCCATGCCAACAGTGTTATCTGATCAGCATTCAGTTGCTGCATAGTCTCCAATGTCAGCTTATTATCTATTGCATTGCCAATGGCATCAACAAAGACCTGAACAAAACTGTCCATTCCTTCTTCAACAGCTTTACGTATATCGCTATCTTTTACTTTGACGTCAATCATTAATCATTTTATTTTTAAACAATGAATAAACTATATGAGCAAGGCAGAAGAAGCATACAGCTTATTTGCCAAGTATTGATTTTTATACTTTGCAAACTTACATAAAATTATTTGATTTCATGCTTGTAGAATAAAAAAGTTGAGATTACAACACAAACCAACTATCTAAAACAACAAATATCTCGCTCTAATCCCTCCTCTCGAAGGGATTAGAGAACGATTATCTTCTATTTTTTTGCATAATCTGCAATAAGTTGTTGTAGTCCTTCTTTCGTACGAGTGTCATACTTAGCGGCATCCATACTTGGAGTATCCAGATATTCAGCCGTCAGTTTTATTCTTATCTTCTCACTTCGTGTACCTAATAAGGCTTTATCGCCAAGATAGATAGCTCCATTTCTGTCCTTCAACTTCAAATATAGTTCGTCTTTATCTAATGGATGTTGCAGAATATAATTGCCTTTTCCATCGGTAAAGAGAACCTCGAAGAACTGCGAATGACGTGTTCCGATATTGATAGAACTGCTGCCACCAGCATTTCTTAACGCACTGTCTTTTGATCCCTTTGTACCGATATAGGTCTTACCACCAGCATAGACGGTTACGTTGTCAGCCGCCTTGAATCTCTGTTCAGTATTGCCGTTTGCATCATTACGTGTTAGTTTTACAGAAGAACCCATTGCCGGAGCATCAAGATCGAGGATTCCACTGGTGCCTTTACCCATCTTCTTTTCAATAGACTCATAGATGATGGTGATGTTTCCCTCGTGTGTCGTGCCATCAGCAAGTACCACCTTACCAGGCACATTATAGATGTTCACGGAAGCTTTTTGGGCATCGTTCACCAACTGTTGTTCTTCCTCAACAGCCTGTTGTTCCTCTGCCTTAGCCTTGTTAGCCAGTCGCTGCTTGATGTCCTCCGTCATATCTCCCAATGTATAGCCGTTTGCAAGCAGTTTAGACACCATACGATGTGCCATCTCGTTCTCAGAGAGTTTAAATGCCGTCTTGTATTCTAAGAAAGGAAGTTTCCTATCATCACAGGTTGTTATATTGCTGAAATTCTCGCTGTTAGTCCACGAACTCAGTTTTATTTCGGCAACTTGGTTGCCCATGCGGTCCTTAATATAATAGTTTCTTTTGCCCAATGATGGTTCATTGACAAGAACCTTACCCACCATCACCTTATTGATGATAATGTCGCCATCGTCATTGATGAAGAAAGGATGCTGTGCCGTAAATTCTTCATCGTCTTTCTCCATCTTTTTAACAACGGTATAGATGCTGTCCCATTTTGCAGAGAAAGGGCATGAACCCTGTGCGAAGAGGTTAGCAATGATAGATTTCTTGATGCCGTTCACCGCGAGGAGATTGGGTTTGCTATCTAACAGTTTGTAAGCAAAAAACTTCGTATTGGACAGAACTATCCTATCTTGCGGATCAGGTAATTCAAAGACTGCGCCCTCAGGCGATATAAACTTAAGCCAATCTTCTGGTGCGCTGACACCTTGTTTCGTCTTATTGGTAATGAAAAATGTAAGAACTTGCTGCCCATCAAGTGTAGACAATTCGCACGTTCTTTTATCTTCTTTTAGAAGCGCTACTGGTGTTCCATTAAGTAATACCGCTCCTTTCTTTATTTTCATATCCTGGGCATGTGTGGAAAGCACCATGAAGCTGGCGATGAAGCCTAATACTATTTTCTTCATATTGTTTATTAAAGTTTAATATTAAAATGATTTGTTTGCAAAGATAACCTTTTTCTTGATTAATTCCTTAATTCCGCAGCACTTTTTCTTGTGAGATGATTTTGTGTATTGAGATGTCTTTTTGCCTCTACTTGTGATAGAAAGCGAGCTTAGGCTGGAATTTGTCCTTGCAGGCGCATACAATCCCCCACCCAAGCCAATGGGGAATGTGAGAATCATAAAGAAATGCTGTTTATTCAAGGAAAACTTCAGAGTAGTATGCTTTATTGGTATAAAGGTTCAGAACGTTCTTCCTTCCAGTGCGCACCCATTTTGCTGGTACGCTGACAAAATGTAGAATAAAGGCTTTCAGCCTACTTGTCTTTTTCAACGGCTTGACCTTTTCGCTGATACGACGAACGAGATAGAGATAGAAGTTCTTCAGCATGGCGGTAACCATCATGAAAACCATGTTCTCAGCCATAAAGGAAAAGGGCAGATGCGACCATCCAAAGTCATTGTTCTGTATGTCGAAGTTCTTTTCGCTTACTCCACGCTCATTGTAGAATGTAATGATGTCTTTTTCTGTAGATGTCCAGTTGTTGGCGAGGATACAGCTGTATGTGTATATCACTCCGAACATTTTCGTCTGTTGCTTGCCCTCCTTGTCTTTCAAGGGACTATGCTGTACAACAAGCCTGTATGACTTTCCATCGATAAGGTTGTCCATGCTGATAGAGGTAACATCGCATTTCTCATAACCAACTTCAATGCTCTTCCATTCTTTCAACTGTCGGAACTCCTCGTGTCGGCTGCCACAGTTGGCAGCACGTATATAGAAGGTGTTACAGCGCTGTTCTACGGTTTGGATGATTTCCTTTGAGAACGACCCACAGTCAGCACGGAAACTTATGAAGGAACATCATTAGCCTATCGAAATTATGCATGCCTCTGATTATAAATGCAAAACTAACCTACATCATTAATAGAGAGACTGAAAAATAAAATTAAAGGGCACAGCAGATATTTGCTGTGCCCTTTAATATCCACATTTCTGTGAAAATTGAGCTTGATTTTTGGTTCGCGCCTCACGGCGTTCCCCAATCATCTTGCATCATTGTTATCCTTTAATCAATCTTCTTATTACCTTAACTAAACCTATTTAGCTTTAACCTGAACAATCTCTTTTGTTCTACCTTAAAATATAACTAAAAACCTAAATCTATTACTACTAACCTAAACAATCTATATTTGTCTTTTGACGATGCAAAGGTACTACTGTTTGCGAACACAACCAAATTTTTTCATGATAATTCTATACGAACATAATGTTTATTGATATAAATCAAGCGTCATGCTTAGAGTAATTAAAGAGGAAAACAGAATTGATAGATGTACTATAACCTATCTACAAGAGGAGTAAAGCTATATTATATTAAGATTTAGGCAAATAAAAATGTTGGAACACATAAACAATGCATTCCAACATTTTTTGATAATCCCTCACAAAGGAAAGTAGCCCTTTGCGTTACACCTTATTATATGAGGTACTGACTTGAGATACTCTCATTGTTTAATACACGATTGATTGTCTCTGCAAACATGTCAGCTACAGAAATCTGCTTTACTTTTGAACAACGAGCTGTGTATGGGATAGAATCTGTGAAAACCAACTCTTCCAAAGCAGAAGCCTCAACACGTTCTGTTGCAGGACCACTCATTACACAGTGAGAAGCAATAGCACGTACGCTCTTTGCACCAGCTTCCTTCATAACATCAGCAGCCTTAGTGATTGTTCCAGCTGTATCAACCATATCATCAACGATGATAACATTCTTGTCTTTCACATCACCAATAATCTGAATTGTGTCAACAACATTAGCACGTGCACGTGTTTTGTTACAGAGTACCAGAGGACACCCCAGATACTTTGCGTAAGTATTAGCACGCTTAGAACCACCAACATCAGGACTAGCAATAACGAGATCCTTTAAGTGAAGGCCCTGAACGTAAGGCAACAAAACACCACTAGCATAGAGATGATCAACAGGCACATTGAAGAAACCTTGAATCTGGTCAGCATGTAAGTCCATTGTTATCAGACGATCGATACCTGCGACACTCAATAAGTCTGCCACTAACTTTGCACCAATGCTAACGCGTGGTTTATCTTTACGATCCTGACGTGCCCATCCGAAGTAAGGCATGACAGCAATAATGTGACGGGCAGACGCACGCTTAGCAGCATCAATCATCAGGAGAAGTTCCATCAGGTTGTCAGAAGTTGGAAAAGTACTCTGTACAAGGAAGACATCCTTACCACGAATACTCTGTTCATAGGAAACCACAAACTCCCCATCAGAGAAGCGTGTCATTACCAAATTGCCAAGCGGACAGCCAAGACTGGCACAGATTTTTTCAGCAAGGTATCTGGTCTTTGTACCAGAGAATACCAAAAAAGAGTTATTTTCACTCATTTCTTTTAGTTGTTTATATTGATAACGTATAAATCTTTTATAAGTCTCTGCATGACTAACAGAGAGCACGTAACTTACGGAAGTAATTGACAATTAAACTAAAATTCTGTTCACTATGGATGCAGAACTTATCCCATAAGTCGTTTCTAATCACTACTCCGCCAAAGTCAAGCTCACGCAAAATGGGAATGTCATCCATCGTCACTCCACCCATAGCATAAACATGACGACCAAAAAGTCCTTGTCTGTAGGCTTCATCGAGTTCAAGGTCAGAAAGGACACGTTCCTCCTGCGATGATTGTTCATGAGGTTGATGAATATTTTTCAGAAAGACATAGTCGGATTTCTTCTTCATACCTTTCAATTGCATCACATCATCACATGTCCGACTGACAGAACCACGATAACCACGAGGCACTGCAACACTTGAATTATCCAGATGGATACCACCTAAATAAAACTCATCCTTCATATTAAAATGCTGGTGTAATGTGATTTTACGATGATACTCAGAAGGTAGAAGCGTAAGAAGACGCTCAAAATAAAGTGGGGAAGAATCTGCCTTCGAGATGTGCAAACTATCAAGTCCTTCCTCGAAAAGCATACTCAAAATTTTATCTTCTTCCACAAAAAACGTGGACTTAGTCATGATGACCAGTTTCATTTCTTTACTTTATTTGTAATGCAAAGGTAGAGATTATTTCCCATAACTGCAAATTTTTCCTTATATTTGCACTATGAAAATAA from Prevotella scopos JCM 17725 encodes:
- a CDS encoding DMP19 family protein, whose protein sequence is MIDVKVKDSDIRKAVEEGMDSFVQVFVDAIGNAIDNKLTLETMQQLNADQITLLAWSYLHQEVMDGGYVQLIYNGYGAFIFKNPFAVAMRNWGIRELYTHIRHGKKYYEKYHEAIEAVESDEDFMALYEQMPEFDEFDDEFVVNEERWTAMIAAYIDDHIENFATIEE
- a CDS encoding ribose-phosphate pyrophosphokinase; the encoded protein is MSENNSFLVFSGTKTRYLAEKICASLGCPLGNLVMTRFSDGEFVVSYEQSIRGKDVFLVQSTFPTSDNLMELLLMIDAAKRASARHIIAVMPYFGWARQDRKDKPRVSIGAKLVADLLSVAGIDRLITMDLHADQIQGFFNVPVDHLYASGVLLPYVQGLHLKDLVIASPDVGGSKRANTYAKYLGCPLVLCNKTRARANVVDTIQIIGDVKDKNVIIVDDMVDTAGTITKAADVMKEAGAKSVRAIASHCVMSGPATERVEASALEELVFTDSIPYTARCSKVKQISVADMFAETINRVLNNESISSQYLI